One window of the Solibacillus isronensis genome contains the following:
- the gpmI gene encoding 2,3-bisphosphoglycerate-independent phosphoglycerate mutase, with protein MPKQPVALIILDGFAFRDEVKGNAVAQANKPNFDRYWHAYPHATLIASGEAVGLPEGQMGNSEVGHLNIGAGRIVYQSLTRIHKSIRDGDFFRNESFLAAVEHAKAHGSKLHLMGLLSDGGVHSHYEHLFALLKLAKANGLEQVYVHGFLDGRDVGPTTALEYILETEKQMKEIGIGKFASIHGRYYAMDRDRRWERVGLTYNALVDGIGQTASTATAGVQSSYERELTDEFVVPFVVTEEGRPAATISTNDAVIFFNFRPDRAIQLSSLMTNEKFDAMPRSENHPTNLKFVTFTHYSDDVVADVAYENDNLVNTVGEVISKAGKTQLRIAETEKYPHVTFFMSGGREDTFAGEERILIASPKVATYDLKPEMSAYEVTDSLLEAIAAEKFDGIILNFANPDMVGHSGMLEPTIKAIETVDECLGKVVDAITAKGGYAIITADHGNSDEVVTLDDKPMTAHTTNPVPVIVTKPGVKLYEDGILADLAPTMLELLNIAQPAEMTGKSLVMPSEQ; from the coding sequence ATGCCTAAACAACCCGTTGCATTAATTATTCTAGACGGCTTTGCCTTTCGCGATGAAGTGAAGGGTAATGCCGTAGCACAAGCAAATAAACCGAATTTTGACCGTTACTGGCATGCATATCCACATGCGACTTTAATAGCAAGTGGTGAAGCAGTAGGTCTACCAGAAGGTCAAATGGGGAACTCTGAAGTTGGACACTTAAATATCGGGGCTGGACGCATTGTGTACCAGTCCTTAACACGTATCCACAAATCGATCCGTGACGGCGATTTCTTCCGTAACGAATCGTTTCTTGCGGCTGTTGAACATGCGAAAGCACATGGTTCTAAGCTACATTTAATGGGACTGCTTTCAGATGGCGGTGTTCATAGCCACTATGAGCATTTGTTTGCCTTATTGAAATTGGCGAAAGCAAATGGTCTTGAGCAAGTATATGTTCATGGTTTCCTTGATGGACGCGATGTCGGTCCAACGACAGCACTTGAATATATTCTTGAAACAGAAAAACAAATGAAAGAAATTGGAATCGGGAAGTTCGCTTCGATTCATGGTCGCTATTATGCAATGGACCGTGACCGCCGTTGGGAACGTGTCGGCTTAACGTACAATGCATTAGTTGACGGAATCGGTCAAACAGCATCAACTGCAACAGCAGGTGTCCAGTCTTCGTATGAACGTGAACTGACTGATGAATTCGTTGTGCCGTTTGTCGTGACAGAAGAAGGAAGACCTGCTGCAACGATCAGTACGAACGATGCGGTCATTTTCTTCAACTTCCGTCCGGACCGTGCGATTCAGTTATCTTCTTTAATGACGAATGAAAAGTTTGACGCGATGCCACGCTCTGAAAATCATCCGACGAATCTGAAATTCGTTACGTTTACACATTACAGTGATGATGTCGTAGCGGATGTGGCATATGAAAATGACAACTTAGTTAATACGGTCGGTGAAGTGATTTCAAAAGCAGGCAAAACTCAGCTGCGCATTGCGGAAACAGAAAAGTATCCGCATGTCACGTTCTTTATGAGCGGTGGTCGTGAAGATACGTTTGCCGGCGAGGAGCGTATTTTAATCGCGTCTCCAAAAGTGGCAACCTATGACTTGAAGCCTGAGATGAGCGCGTATGAAGTGACGGATTCTTTACTGGAAGCTATTGCGGCAGAGAAGTTCGATGGGATCATTTTAAACTTTGCGAACCCGGATATGGTCGGACATTCAGGGATGCTTGAACCGACGATTAAAGCGATCGAAACGGTGGACGAGTGTCTAGGGAAAGTTGTTGATGCGATTACTGCAAAAGGCGGCTATGCGATTATTACAGCTGACCATGGAAACTCGGATGAAGTAGTGACATTGGATGACAAACCGATGACAGCACATACAACAAACCCGGTACCGGTTATTGTAACTAAGCCTGGTGTTAAGCTTTATGAAGATGGCATTTTAGCCGATCTGGCACCGACAATGCTTGAATTACTTAATATTGCCCAACCTGCAGAGATGACAGGAAAATCGTTAGTTATGCCAAGCGAACAGTAA
- the tpiA gene encoding triose-phosphate isomerase, translated as MRKPIIAGNWKMYKSFDEAVDFIEEIQQEVPSPDKVDAVICSPALYLPTLVVAAEDSSLAIGAQNMHFEDEGAFTGEISPKMLSNINVDYVILGHSERRELFNETDEAINKKVRAALNYGIVPIICCGETLEEREADQTEAKVARQITMALKGFAPIEVEHMVIAYEPIWAIGTGKTATAEDANTVCCAIRLAIETLYGKDTAEKVRIQYGGSVKPENIEELLSQEHIDGALVGGASLQPASFMKLLEAAANA; from the coding sequence ATGAGAAAACCGATCATAGCAGGAAACTGGAAAATGTATAAGTCCTTTGATGAGGCAGTTGATTTTATCGAAGAAATCCAACAAGAGGTTCCTTCCCCAGATAAAGTTGATGCGGTCATCTGTTCGCCTGCATTATATTTACCGACACTTGTCGTAGCGGCAGAAGATTCAAGCCTGGCAATTGGCGCGCAAAACATGCACTTTGAAGACGAAGGCGCGTTCACAGGGGAAATCAGCCCGAAAATGCTTTCGAATATCAATGTTGATTATGTTATTTTAGGGCATTCAGAGCGTCGTGAACTATTCAATGAAACGGACGAAGCGATCAACAAAAAAGTCCGTGCTGCTCTTAATTACGGTATTGTACCGATTATTTGCTGCGGAGAAACATTGGAAGAGCGTGAAGCGGATCAAACCGAAGCAAAAGTAGCACGCCAAATTACAATGGCACTAAAAGGCTTTGCTCCAATTGAAGTAGAGCATATGGTCATTGCATATGAGCCAATCTGGGCAATCGGAACAGGCAAAACAGCTACTGCGGAAGATGCAAATACAGTATGCTGCGCAATCCGTCTGGCGATTGAAACATTATACGGAAAAGATACAGCTGAAAAAGTGCGCATTCAGTACGGCGGCAGTGTAAAGCCTGAAAACATTGAAGAGCTATTATCACAAGAGCATATCGATGGCGCATTAGTAGGAGGAGCAAGCCTACAACCAGCATCATTCATGAAATTATTGGAGGCGGCAGCAAATGCCTAA
- a CDS encoding phosphoglycerate kinase, whose protein sequence is MFLKKSMNDVDVKGKRVFVRVDFNVPMDEGRIADETRIRAAIPTIEQLVNAGAKVILASHLGRPKGEVNEDMRLTAVGERLSELMDKPVKKLDESTGSDVEAAVNNMQDGEIILLENVRFHKGEEKNDEALAKEFAKLADLYVNDAFGAAHRAHASTEGIAKHVPAVSGLLMEKELDVLGKALSNPERPFTAIIGGAKVKDKIGVIENLLDKVDHLIIGGGLVFTFVKAMGHDIGKSLLEEDKIELAKGFIEQAKAKGVQLHMPVDAVVANEFSKDAETQVVAIDAIPSDWMGLDIGPKTAENYAEVIKQSKLIIWNGPMGVFEMEKFANGTKTVANAMATTDGYTIIGGGDSAAAVEKFEVASKMDHISTGGGASLELMEGKELPGIVALNDK, encoded by the coding sequence ATGTTTTTAAAGAAATCAATGAACGATGTAGATGTAAAAGGAAAACGCGTATTTGTGCGTGTCGATTTTAATGTGCCAATGGATGAGGGCCGCATTGCCGACGAAACGCGTATTCGTGCAGCTATTCCAACAATTGAACAACTAGTAAACGCTGGAGCAAAAGTAATTTTAGCTTCACATCTTGGCCGTCCAAAAGGCGAAGTAAATGAGGACATGCGCTTAACAGCAGTCGGCGAGCGTCTTTCGGAATTAATGGACAAGCCAGTTAAAAAATTGGATGAATCAACTGGTTCAGATGTAGAAGCAGCGGTTAACAATATGCAAGACGGCGAAATTATCCTGCTTGAAAATGTTCGTTTCCATAAAGGCGAAGAGAAAAACGACGAAGCATTGGCAAAAGAGTTTGCGAAATTAGCGGACCTTTATGTAAATGATGCGTTCGGCGCAGCTCACCGTGCACATGCTTCAACAGAAGGTATCGCAAAACATGTACCGGCTGTATCAGGCTTGTTAATGGAAAAAGAGCTGGACGTACTTGGTAAAGCATTATCAAATCCAGAGCGTCCGTTCACAGCAATTATTGGTGGAGCGAAAGTTAAAGATAAAATCGGTGTTATTGAAAACCTATTGGATAAAGTGGATCACCTGATTATCGGTGGCGGTTTAGTATTTACATTCGTCAAAGCGATGGGTCACGATATCGGGAAGTCACTCTTGGAAGAAGATAAAATCGAGCTGGCAAAAGGCTTTATCGAACAAGCGAAAGCAAAAGGCGTACAACTGCACATGCCGGTTGATGCTGTCGTAGCAAACGAGTTTTCTAAAGATGCTGAAACTCAAGTTGTGGCAATCGATGCCATTCCATCTGACTGGATGGGACTTGATATCGGACCGAAAACGGCTGAAAACTATGCAGAAGTCATTAAGCAATCAAAACTAATCATTTGGAACGGACCAATGGGTGTATTCGAAATGGAAAAATTTGCAAATGGTACGAAAACAGTTGCGAATGCAATGGCAACAACAGACGGCTACACAATTATCGGCGGCGGTGACTCAGCTGCAGCGGTAGAAAAATTCGAAGTCGCTTCGAAAATGGACCATATTTCAACAGGCGGCGGTGCTTCATTAGAGTTAATGGAGGGTAAAGAATTACCGGGAATTGTTGCGTTAAACGATAAATAA
- the gap gene encoding type I glyceraldehyde-3-phosphate dehydrogenase, whose translation MALQLAINGFGRIGRLVFREAMKHEEFEVVAVNDLTDAGQLAHLLKYDSVHGVYDADVQAEEDAFIVNGKRIQVLSEKDPAKLPWGELGVDVVLECTGRWRSMEEVSKHIEAGAKKAILSAPAKGDMPTYVMGVNHEDYDPAQDVISNASCTTNCLAPLAKVLDEKFGIKRGMMTTIHSYTNDQRILDFPHSDPRRARAGAVSMIPTTTGAAIAVSKVLPQLKGKLDGFSMRVPTPNVSCVDLVVELDKDVTTDSINAALKEASEGELKGILAYNELPLVSIDYNGNPASSTIDGLSTMVMEGRMAKVVSWYDNEIGYSTRLMDLALYIAKQGIEKA comes from the coding sequence ATGGCATTACAATTAGCAATCAATGGATTTGGACGAATCGGACGTTTAGTATTCCGTGAAGCAATGAAGCACGAGGAATTTGAAGTAGTTGCAGTAAATGATTTAACTGACGCTGGACAGCTTGCACATTTATTAAAATACGACTCAGTACATGGAGTGTATGATGCAGACGTTCAAGCAGAAGAAGATGCATTTATCGTAAACGGCAAACGTATTCAAGTGCTTTCTGAAAAAGATCCTGCAAAATTACCATGGGGTGAACTTGGTGTAGATGTAGTTTTAGAATGTACTGGTAGATGGCGTTCAATGGAAGAAGTATCAAAACATATCGAAGCAGGCGCGAAAAAAGCAATCCTTTCTGCACCAGCAAAAGGCGATATGCCAACATATGTAATGGGTGTTAACCACGAAGATTATGACCCAGCACAAGATGTTATTTCAAATGCTTCTTGTACAACAAACTGTTTAGCACCACTTGCAAAAGTGTTAGACGAAAAATTCGGTATCAAACGCGGTATGATGACAACAATTCACTCATATACAAATGACCAACGTATCCTTGACTTCCCGCACTCTGACCCACGTCGTGCACGTGCAGGCGCGGTATCAATGATCCCGACAACTACAGGTGCAGCAATCGCAGTATCTAAAGTATTACCACAATTAAAAGGCAAACTAGACGGTTTCTCAATGCGTGTTCCAACACCAAACGTTTCATGTGTTGACTTAGTTGTTGAATTGGATAAAGACGTAACTACAGATTCAATTAACGCAGCATTAAAAGAAGCATCTGAAGGCGAATTAAAAGGCATTCTTGCTTACAACGAATTACCATTAGTATCAATCGACTACAATGGTAACCCAGCTTCTTCTACAATTGATGGTTTATCAACAATGGTAATGGAAGGTCGTATGGCGAAAGTAGTTTCTTGGTATGATAACGAAATCGGCTACTCTACTCGTTTAATGGATTTAGCTTTATATATCGCTAAACAAGGTATCGAAAAAGCATAA
- a CDS encoding sugar-binding transcriptional regulator, producing MTDISFFAAERKLMPEIDALFQKRFRVLQAIATFSPIGRRALGEQLQMTERDIRNETTVLSEQQLILIQKKGMICTPKGYEVIEQLYELYRELSGIVAMEQQLTNIFGIARVIIVPGDAEQDETVKQQLGKVAAQVLQQIATAKVKIAVTGGSSVASMKEYLSDVPVLSDANFIAARGGMGDEMTFQANTIVSKFSKRCGATYRTLFLPEHLSEQAYEAMKDEPIIREMITLYEQVDIVIHGIGAAQEMALRRKSSQQEQQILEEKGAVAEAFGYYFNANGDTVHHLRTIGIQRDQVNKAKHVLAIAAGRNKAAAIQAYFKNAASQTILITDEQTASTILEN from the coding sequence TTGACGGATATTTCATTTTTTGCAGCTGAGCGTAAACTAATGCCTGAAATTGATGCTCTTTTTCAAAAAAGATTTAGAGTTTTACAAGCAATTGCGACATTTAGCCCGATTGGTAGACGTGCTTTAGGAGAGCAGCTACAGATGACAGAGCGTGATATCCGGAATGAAACAACGGTCCTGAGCGAACAGCAATTGATCTTGATTCAAAAAAAAGGCATGATTTGCACGCCAAAAGGGTATGAAGTAATAGAACAGCTTTACGAACTGTATCGTGAGCTTTCCGGTATTGTAGCGATGGAACAGCAGCTTACAAACATCTTTGGCATCGCACGTGTCATCATTGTGCCAGGTGATGCCGAACAGGATGAAACGGTAAAGCAGCAGCTCGGTAAAGTTGCGGCACAAGTATTACAGCAAATCGCAACTGCGAAAGTCAAAATTGCGGTAACAGGCGGCAGCAGTGTTGCATCGATGAAGGAATATTTATCGGATGTCCCGGTGCTGAGCGACGCGAATTTTATTGCGGCACGCGGTGGTATGGGTGATGAGATGACATTCCAGGCGAATACAATTGTTTCGAAGTTTTCAAAAAGATGCGGGGCAACATACCGCACATTGTTTTTGCCCGAGCATTTAAGTGAGCAGGCGTATGAAGCGATGAAGGATGAACCGATTATTCGGGAAATGATTACACTTTATGAACAGGTGGATATCGTTATTCACGGAATCGGGGCAGCACAGGAAATGGCGCTTCGTCGTAAAAGTTCACAGCAGGAGCAGCAAATACTTGAAGAAAAAGGCGCGGTTGCCGAAGCATTTGGCTACTATTTCAATGCAAATGGTGACACGGTTCATCATCTTAGGACAATTGGAATCCAGCGTGATCAAGTAAACAAAGCGAAGCATGTTCTTGCCATTGCGGCAGGCAGAAATAAGGCGGCTGCGATTCAGGCGTATTTTAAAAATGCCGCATCGCAAACGATTTTGATTACAGATGAGCAAACCGCAAGTACAATTCTTGAAAATTAA
- a CDS encoding glutaredoxin family protein, with amino-acid sequence MIIKFYSKPDCGLCVEGLHTLKIVQEDIDFTIEHYNIEEDDEAHEKYMLIIPVVEYNGDVVQCGQLDYATLYEALVD; translated from the coding sequence ATGATCATTAAATTTTATTCGAAACCGGACTGCGGACTTTGCGTCGAAGGACTTCATACGTTAAAAATTGTGCAGGAGGATATCGACTTTACGATTGAGCACTATAATATAGAAGAAGACGATGAAGCGCATGAAAAGTATATGCTGATAATCCCGGTTGTTGAGTATAACGGCGACGTTGTGCAATGCGGGCAGCTTGATTATGCGACATTGTACGAGGCGCTGGTGGACTAG
- a CDS encoding TPM domain-containing protein, translating into MGVMKESAMTEASKKGGLYVRLMVSLLLWLILVPLQAMAAIPEKPAYNSYVYDYANVLSDDVEQNLIQSAKALEGSTGNVIVMMTVDTIDGMDAFEFGTETLRSWGIGDEALDNGMLIFATTEQGPGQNDVWITVGGGLEGDYPDGKIGSMIDTYMLPYLKNDDYTNAFASIFSVLYEEMGGEAGGADLVQPVASNDDDGISIGFIILIIIIYYIITKFGGGGGPGGRRRTARRVYRTGGFGGFGGGGFGGGGGSSGGFGGFGGGGSFGGGAGRKF; encoded by the coding sequence ATGGGAGTAATGAAGGAGTCGGCAATGACCGAAGCTTCGAAAAAGGGGGGACTGTATGTGAGATTAATGGTATCGCTTCTTTTATGGTTAATACTCGTACCACTCCAAGCGATGGCAGCCATACCAGAAAAACCGGCCTACAATTCTTACGTGTACGATTATGCAAACGTTCTGTCCGATGATGTGGAACAAAACTTGATCCAGTCGGCAAAAGCGCTCGAAGGTTCAACGGGAAATGTCATTGTCATGATGACTGTTGATACGATCGATGGAATGGATGCGTTTGAATTCGGTACAGAGACGCTGCGCAGCTGGGGTATCGGTGATGAAGCGCTCGATAACGGTATGCTTATCTTTGCGACAACCGAGCAAGGGCCAGGGCAAAATGATGTATGGATTACGGTCGGCGGCGGTCTTGAAGGAGATTATCCGGACGGGAAAATTGGCAGCATGATCGATACGTATATGTTGCCATATTTAAAGAATGATGATTATACAAATGCATTCGCCAGTATCTTTTCCGTTTTATATGAAGAAATGGGTGGTGAAGCAGGCGGCGCGGATCTAGTACAGCCTGTTGCGTCAAATGATGATGACGGGATTTCAATCGGCTTCATTATATTGATCATTATTATTTACTACATCATTACGAAGTTCGGTGGTGGCGGTGGCCCAGGTGGACGCCGACGCACAGCACGCCGAGTATACCGCACTGGCGGTTTCGGTGGTTTCGGAGGCGGCGGCTTCGGCGGTGGTGGCGGTTCATCGGGCGGCTTTGGCGGCTTCGGAGGCGGCGGCTCATTCGGCGGAGGCGCGGGCAGGAAGTTTTAG
- a CDS encoding LemA family protein yields MFKKNEQGSAVLVALIAIVALIVIAAMLVVPKYNKLVTGEETVDAAWAQVENQLQRRFDLVPNLVNTVKGYAEHEEEIFTQIADARTQYGNANTVEETADANNELSSALARLLVVVENYPNLKADVQFTRLMDELAGTENRLTVARKDYNDTVQQFNNDVRRFPGNLIAGMFSFEQKDYFEIKEGVEEAPAVDFGD; encoded by the coding sequence ATGTTTAAAAAAAATGAACAAGGAAGTGCCGTATTAGTCGCCCTTATTGCAATTGTTGCATTGATTGTCATTGCGGCTATGCTTGTCGTGCCAAAATACAACAAACTTGTTACAGGTGAAGAAACGGTGGATGCCGCATGGGCACAAGTTGAAAACCAGCTGCAGCGTCGATTTGATTTAGTGCCGAACTTAGTAAATACGGTCAAAGGTTATGCCGAACACGAGGAAGAAATTTTCACACAGATTGCAGATGCCCGTACACAATACGGGAATGCCAATACAGTAGAAGAAACGGCGGACGCAAATAATGAGCTGTCTTCTGCATTAGCCCGTTTACTCGTTGTAGTTGAAAACTATCCGAATTTAAAAGCGGATGTACAATTTACACGTTTAATGGATGAACTGGCAGGGACAGAAAATCGCTTAACAGTAGCGCGTAAAGATTACAATGACACGGTTCAGCAGTTTAATAATGATGTTCGCCGCTTCCCAGGAAACTTAATCGCGGGCATGTTCAGCTTTGAACAAAAAGACTACTTCGAAATTAAAGAAGGTGTGGAAGAAGCACCGGCTGTCGATTTTGGTGATTAA
- a CDS encoding spore coat protein: MFTQSSQSQDNQMPFSTNHGAHEILDVHEVLSAMIGGLNQFVLLRDQIQDSELLSILDRQYAFMLDEYNITMEAFKTGHDPKHPTRSYSMNMGNDTIYGIKPGEPKKPITSASEINDAIISGFLLSVHKMGASGKTVAALESTNPVVRRVLQDSVPNCIEMAYELSLYQNKKGYYQVPQLSPQDMSTMLNMYGQAEQAKNMPN; the protein is encoded by the coding sequence ATGTTTACCCAATCATCCCAATCTCAAGACAATCAAATGCCTTTTTCAACAAATCATGGTGCCCATGAAATACTGGATGTACATGAAGTACTAAGCGCGATGATCGGCGGATTAAACCAATTCGTCCTGCTTCGCGATCAAATTCAAGATAGCGAGCTTTTATCTATTTTGGATCGTCAGTACGCTTTTATGCTTGATGAGTACAATATTACGATGGAAGCCTTTAAAACAGGTCATGATCCAAAACACCCTACACGCAGCTACAGTATGAACATGGGGAACGATACAATTTATGGCATCAAACCTGGTGAGCCGAAAAAACCGATCACTTCAGCAAGTGAAATTAATGATGCGATTATTTCAGGCTTCTTGCTAAGCGTTCATAAAATGGGAGCTTCAGGGAAAACAGTAGCTGCTTTAGAAAGCACAAACCCTGTTGTTCGTCGTGTACTGCAAGATTCAGTACCAAACTGCATCGAAATGGCCTACGAACTTTCACTGTATCAAAACAAAAAAGGCTATTACCAAGTACCACAACTATCACCACAGGATATGAGCACAATGCTCAATATGTACGGTCAAGCAGAACAAGCAAAAAATATGCCTAACTAG
- a CDS encoding asparagine synthase — protein MKNIREGLIPTVLGSAVTATGYAMKQKIGTNKMIANTIFGFGLAHIVLGAIDLVEHRK, from the coding sequence ATGAAAAATATTCGTGAAGGTTTAATTCCGACTGTACTTGGATCAGCTGTCACTGCAACGGGGTATGCAATGAAACAAAAAATCGGTACGAACAAGATGATTGCCAATACCATTTTCGGTTTCGGCCTTGCCCATATTGTATTAGGGGCAATTGACCTTGTAGAACATCGTAAGTAA
- a CDS encoding nucleotide-binding protein, with the protein MGEGKGTFQKWRKKVNKKVTTLSSKTSFAVDRSKLRKQINGIEEEIRVLKQQIGEIVNLNRNSLFSVSMVNYQLAQIEAKENTIAQLEKDIEELNELSKLAGVEEEEITPDMKAKQTIDDITASYIYNCANCNEVYDEPKKFCEECGYNMD; encoded by the coding sequence ATGGGTGAAGGGAAAGGCACATTTCAGAAATGGAGGAAGAAAGTCAACAAGAAGGTGACGACGCTTAGCAGTAAAACGTCTTTTGCGGTCGACCGGTCCAAACTGCGAAAACAAATCAACGGAATTGAAGAAGAAATCAGAGTGCTGAAACAGCAAATCGGGGAAATCGTCAATTTGAACCGCAACAGCCTGTTTTCAGTCAGCATGGTGAATTATCAGCTCGCGCAAATTGAGGCGAAAGAAAACACGATTGCGCAGCTGGAAAAAGATATTGAAGAATTGAATGAGCTGAGTAAATTAGCGGGTGTCGAAGAGGAGGAAATTACGCCCGACATGAAAGCAAAGCAAACGATTGACGATATTACGGCGTCCTATATATACAATTGCGCCAACTGTAATGAAGTCTACGATGAACCGAAAAAGTTTTGCGAGGAATGTGGATATAATATGGATTAA
- a CDS encoding NCS1 family transporter, whose product MSDRKDTNSNYLKSPDLLPVTHENRSISMMGFGVIWVGMAIVLAAFAIGAGGIVNLSMPMLILATLVGSILIGIFMVVIGDIGVEHGLSFPVYMRAPFGTIGTHFPSFARAFTASCWFGINTYFGALAINGILNILVGFDNWFICFLVFATLQLFNVSLGIKSIERFADFAAPVIIFISIWMYLQLSAEAKEQGKAVWSWVEAPQTGFEQFTAFMVVATAIMGFWATLAADMPTLSRHFKAPKNERNWFKRNRTQLLGSLVVQPIFNTLMIVIGAVCYMSTGSGDPINALQQAAGGIVLVMLLSMIVLAQWSTNTSANVIPAATIFSNIGGPKVPFWVGVVIAGIVGTIVQPWSLFDILNSVLLVVGGILSSIVGILFADYYLLRKRRVNVKDLYEAEGQYRYLKGVNVAGIIAWVIGGLIANIWPSFSSLIGFFVGAAIYYVLAKYWWFKKYPQAEIVNPSDDEYLGITAGRSWEIDAVPEPIGVEQTASTD is encoded by the coding sequence ATGTCAGACAGAAAAGACACAAATAGTAACTATTTAAAATCACCAGATTTACTTCCTGTGACACACGAAAACCGCAGTATTAGTATGATGGGCTTTGGCGTCATCTGGGTTGGGATGGCCATTGTACTCGCGGCATTCGCGATCGGTGCAGGAGGAATTGTCAATCTTAGTATGCCGATGCTCATTCTGGCGACACTAGTCGGCTCGATTCTAATCGGGATCTTCATGGTCGTCATCGGGGATATCGGTGTTGAACACGGATTATCGTTTCCTGTTTACATGCGTGCTCCATTCGGAACAATCGGCACGCACTTCCCGTCATTTGCCCGTGCATTTACAGCATCGTGCTGGTTCGGGATCAACACGTATTTCGGGGCATTGGCGATCAATGGTATTCTGAACATTCTTGTCGGCTTTGACAACTGGTTTATCTGTTTCCTAGTATTCGCGACGTTGCAGTTGTTCAACGTATCGCTAGGGATTAAATCAATTGAACGTTTCGCTGATTTCGCTGCACCGGTCATTATCTTTATTTCGATTTGGATGTATTTGCAATTATCTGCTGAAGCGAAAGAGCAAGGCAAAGCGGTATGGTCATGGGTGGAAGCACCGCAAACAGGTTTTGAACAGTTTACGGCATTCATGGTAGTTGCTACTGCAATCATGGGTTTCTGGGCGACATTGGCTGCGGATATGCCGACGCTTTCTCGTCACTTCAAAGCACCGAAAAATGAGCGTAACTGGTTTAAACGAAATAGAACACAATTACTAGGTTCACTAGTAGTTCAGCCAATTTTCAATACACTGATGATCGTCATTGGTGCGGTTTGTTATATGTCGACTGGTTCAGGTGACCCGATCAACGCACTTCAGCAAGCGGCAGGCGGTATTGTCCTAGTAATGCTGTTATCGATGATCGTACTGGCGCAATGGTCGACAAATACTTCTGCGAACGTTATTCCGGCTGCGACGATTTTCTCGAATATCGGCGGACCGAAAGTACCGTTCTGGGTTGGTGTAGTTATTGCCGGTATTGTCGGAACAATTGTTCAGCCTTGGAGCTTGTTCGATATTTTAAATAGCGTACTGCTCGTTGTTGGCGGTATCCTTTCTTCAATTGTTGGTATTTTATTCGCTGACTATTACTTGCTCCGTAAGCGACGAGTAAATGTAAAGGACCTTTATGAGGCGGAAGGGCAATATCGCTATTTGAAAGGTGTCAATGTAGCGGGGATTATCGCTTGGGTAATTGGCGGTCTGATCGCGAATATTTGGCCATCATTCTCTTCACTTATCGGCTTCTTTGTAGGGGCAGCCATCTATTATGTGCTGGCGAAATACTGGTGGTTCAAGAAGTATCCGCAAGCTGAAATCGTGAATCCGAGCGATGATGAGTATTTAGGCATTACAGCGGGACGCAGCTGGGAAATTGACGCTGTTCCAGAACCGATTGGTGTAGAGCAAACAGCTTCCACAGATTAA